A genome region from Hevea brasiliensis isolate MT/VB/25A 57/8 chromosome 9, ASM3005281v1, whole genome shotgun sequence includes the following:
- the LOC131183368 gene encoding GDSL esterase/lipase At5g55050-like: MAQTSTVSSLCFRMLMLAILSLHCAKATPSVPAIFIFGDSTFDVGTNNFLNDSQAKANFPYNGIDFPYSEPTGRFSNGYNSADQIVKQFGYKRSPPSFFSLLNRSFSFKKRILKGVNFASGGSGILDSTGLQAFVIPLREQIEQFSTVRDNITALLGQENTAMMLSKSLFLISVGSNDIFDYQRRSANTSTNLTAQEFLDALREAYQNHLQKLYDLDARKFGIVSIPPIGCCPFQRFIGKTGDCVKELNDLAQSFYNATETTLTKMSSQVVGMKYSLGNAYAMTSDIIDNPFVFGLKEVKQACCGNGNFPCNASASLCPDRQEYLFWDQFHPTEAASRLAALTLLGGELRYVTPMNFSQLVQTN; this comes from the exons ATGGCACAGACAAGTACTGTTTCATCACTTTGTTTCCGCATGTTGATGTTAGCCATTTTGTCTCTTCACTGCGCCAAGGCTACCCCGTCGGTGCCGGCCATATTCATATTTGGGGACTCAACCTTCGATGTTGGGACTAATAATTTCTTAAATGATAGCCAAGCAAAGGCGAATTTCCCTTACAATGGGATTGATTTTCCTTATTCTGAGCCTACTGGTAGGTTCAGCAATGGCTACAACAGCGCAGACCAGATTG TGAAGCAGTTTGGCTACAAAAGGAGTCCGCCTTCGTTTTTCTCCCTTCTCAACCGTAGTTTCAGTTTCAAGAAGAGAATACTCAAAGGTGTTAACTTTGCATCAGGAGGATCTGGGATTCTTGACTCAACAGGGCTCCAAGCGTTT GTGATTCCATTGAGAGAACAGATAGAACAATTTTCCACAGTTCGTGACAACATCACAGCGTTACTTGGTCAAGAGAACACTGCTATGATGCTTTCTAAATCACTGTTTCTCATTAGTGTTGGAAGCAATGACATCTTCGATTACCAACGTAGGAGTGCTAACACAAGTACTAATCTGACTGCCCAAGAGTTCCTGGACGCTCTTCGGGAAGCATATCAGAATCATCTACAG AAACTGTATGATTTGGATGCTCGAAAATTCGGTATTGTGAGTATCCCACCAATTGGCTGCTGTCCGTTTCAACGTTTCATTGGAAAAACTGGGGATTGCGTAAAGGAATTGAATGATTTGGCTCAGTCATTCTACAATGCCACTGAAACCACGTTAACCAAAATGAGCTCTCAAGTTGTAGGGATGAAGTACTCACTCGGAAATGCTTATGCAATGACGTCGGACATCATAGATAACCCATTTGTTTTTG GTTTGAAGGAGGTGAAACAAGCATGCTGTGGGAATGGAAACTTCCCATGTAATGCAAGTGCAAGCCTTTGTCCTGATCGCCAAGAGTACTTGTTCTGGGACCAGTTCCACCCAACTGAGGCTGCTTCTCGATTGGCAGCTCTAACCCTCTTAGGTGGAGAACTAAGATATGTAACACCCATGAATTTTAGTCAATTGGTGCAGACTAATTAA